In the genome of Negativicoccus succinicivorans, one region contains:
- a CDS encoding MFS transporter: MNRVTEERRNTMELWRKNLYYLVAVQILAGTSIIGLISFVPLFVHELGVTDPGAAGMWAGLITGVTSFTAALANPYWGAYGDRKGHKRILLQILAALTVVLTLMSLVQTPFQLLLLRAIQGCVGGFIAAGLAMVAIITPEKYSTYALGTYQTGIVLGATIGPVFGGILADVIGYRETFLCFAALLALGYLVTRRFIHEDFQPKPQKAKESIIKNVGYFFSLPIVRLMMLIQFFVNFALTGLGPILPLYVKGMVGDTAVLASISGIILAIGGVASATTSLNMGRIIQWLSHREVLLIGSFLAGLFFIAQYFAPNVWWLGLFRFFNGAAIGCLMPSANAIIARSVPDEKRGIAFGVTSSFSLMGNVFGPMVSGYLAMTLGLSSVFWSTALAFFLITAMVYTQLSEKYIQKYF, encoded by the coding sequence ATGAATAGAGTCACAGAAGAAAGAAGGAATACGATGGAATTATGGCGCAAAAACTTATATTATTTGGTCGCGGTGCAGATTTTAGCGGGGACATCGATTATCGGCTTGATTTCCTTTGTGCCGTTATTTGTACACGAACTCGGGGTGACGGATCCCGGCGCGGCCGGCATGTGGGCCGGTCTGATTACGGGTGTGACGAGTTTTACGGCGGCGCTGGCCAATCCGTATTGGGGCGCGTACGGTGATCGTAAAGGTCACAAACGAATTTTACTGCAAATTTTAGCGGCGCTTACGGTGGTGCTGACGCTGATGTCATTGGTTCAGACACCGTTTCAGCTGTTGCTTCTGCGCGCGATTCAAGGCTGCGTGGGCGGCTTTATCGCAGCGGGTTTGGCGATGGTGGCGATCATCACGCCGGAAAAATATTCGACGTACGCGCTCGGCACGTACCAGACGGGAATCGTCCTCGGGGCGACGATCGGGCCGGTGTTCGGCGGGATTCTCGCGGATGTCATCGGCTACCGTGAAACGTTTCTTTGTTTCGCGGCGCTGCTCGCGTTGGGCTACCTCGTGACGCGCCGATTTATTCACGAAGATTTTCAGCCGAAACCGCAAAAGGCAAAAGAATCCATCATTAAAAATGTGGGTTACTTTTTCTCTCTGCCGATTGTACGCTTGATGATGCTGATTCAATTTTTCGTCAATTTCGCATTGACCGGCTTGGGGCCGATTTTGCCGCTGTATGTGAAAGGCATGGTGGGCGATACCGCGGTGCTCGCGAGCATTTCCGGAATCATTTTGGCCATCGGCGGCGTCGCCAGCGCGACGACATCGCTCAACATGGGACGCATCATCCAATGGTTGAGTCATCGCGAAGTGTTGCTGATCGGCTCGTTTCTGGCGGGACTCTTTTTCATCGCGCAGTATTTCGCGCCGAATGTCTGGTGGCTCGGGTTGTTCCGTTTCTTCAACGGCGCGGCGATCGGTTGTTTGATGCCCAGCGCGAATGCGATCATCGCGCGCTCCGTGCCGGATGAAAAACGCGGTATCGCGTTCGGCGTCACGTCCAGTTTTTCCTTGATGGGCAACGTATTCGGACCGATGGTGTCCGGCTACCTGGCGATGACGTTGGGCTTGAGCTCGGTCTTTTGGTCGACCGCACTCGCCTTTTTCCTGATTACGGCCATGGTGTATACGCAATTGTCCGAAAAATATATCCAGAAATATTTTTAA
- a CDS encoding FAD-dependent oxidoreductase encodes MKPTVFPLATDRVRVTMEDLAQAIVEAQRCLHCPRPTCRTGCPIGNEIPQFIAELAVGNIGAAIRIINERSNLPSVCGRVCPHENQCQGHCILNRRHQPVKIGLIESVIGDVANAMMLNTPRRLPRKKEKVAVIGSGPAGLTVANDLRQLGYNIDVYDSAAEPGGVLLHGIPSFRINKAVVRFETERLAAMGVKFLCGQTFGKDFTLADLEADGYQAVFLGVGTTQPRDLPLQNDDLPGVLQAMDVLHAAQALADHQLTKEEFVIQREDRVVVIGAGNVAMDAARTALRAGARKVTVAYRRTQEFMACLPSEYEAAAAEGVEFRFLAAPVGVSGHEKVGAFIYEEQAINDLGELHGTGKREEIIADKVIIAVGHVPSTLLRASLPDLENDQAGYIRVRKEPYYGATNLPGVFAAGDIVHRPATVVLAMREAKKTAQGMAAYMDKLAAAAKEAAEGQKEAAKNPDTPAK; translated from the coding sequence ATGAAACCTACGGTATTTCCGTTGGCGACGGATCGGGTTCGTGTGACCATGGAAGATTTGGCGCAGGCGATTGTGGAGGCGCAACGCTGTTTGCATTGCCCGCGGCCGACCTGCCGAACCGGTTGCCCGATCGGTAATGAAATCCCTCAATTTATCGCTGAACTGGCCGTCGGTAATATCGGCGCGGCGATTCGGATCATCAACGAACGCAGTAATTTGCCGTCCGTTTGCGGACGCGTGTGCCCGCACGAAAATCAATGCCAGGGGCATTGCATTTTAAATCGACGTCATCAGCCGGTCAAAATCGGTCTGATTGAAAGCGTTATCGGCGATGTGGCGAACGCCATGATGCTCAATACGCCACGCCGACTGCCGCGCAAAAAAGAAAAGGTGGCGGTCATCGGCTCCGGACCGGCCGGGCTAACGGTGGCGAACGATTTGCGCCAACTCGGTTACAATATCGACGTGTACGACAGCGCGGCCGAACCGGGCGGCGTGTTGTTGCACGGGATTCCTTCGTTTCGGATCAATAAAGCGGTCGTGCGCTTTGAAACGGAACGGCTCGCCGCCATGGGCGTGAAATTTCTTTGCGGCCAAACATTCGGCAAGGATTTTACGCTGGCGGATTTAGAGGCAGATGGCTATCAGGCCGTTTTTCTCGGCGTCGGCACGACGCAACCGCGAGATTTGCCCTTGCAAAATGATGATCTTCCGGGCGTGTTGCAGGCGATGGACGTGCTGCATGCGGCACAGGCGCTGGCGGATCATCAACTGACGAAAGAAGAATTTGTCATTCAGCGCGAGGATCGTGTAGTGGTGATCGGCGCGGGCAATGTCGCGATGGATGCGGCGCGTACAGCGTTGCGTGCGGGCGCGCGGAAAGTCACGGTCGCGTATCGGCGCACGCAGGAATTTATGGCCTGTCTGCCGTCGGAATATGAAGCGGCGGCGGCGGAAGGCGTCGAGTTCCGTTTTTTGGCGGCGCCCGTCGGCGTGTCGGGTCATGAAAAAGTCGGCGCCTTTATCTACGAAGAGCAAGCGATCAATGATTTGGGCGAGTTGCACGGTACGGGCAAGCGCGAGGAAATTATCGCGGATAAAGTGATTATCGCGGTCGGGCACGTGCCGAGCACATTGTTGCGAGCGAGTCTGCCGGATCTTGAAAATGATCAAGCAGGCTATATCCGTGTGCGAAAAGAGCCGTATTACGGCGCGACGAATCTGCCGGGCGTATTTGCGGCAGGCGATATCGTACATCGTCCGGCGACCGTGGTGCTGGCGATGCGCGAAGCGAAAAAGACCGCGCAAGGTATGGCGGCTTATATGGATAAGCTCGCCGCCGCCGCCAAAGAAGCTGCCGAAGGTCAAAAAGAGGCGGCGAAGAATCCGGACACACCCGCGAAATAA
- the ychF gene encoding redox-regulated ATPase YchF yields MSTNLQVGIVGLPNVGKSTLFNAITKAGAEAANYPFCTIEPNVGIVELPDARLDVLTEMFQPERRIPAVMRFVDIAGLVAGASKGEGLGNQFLAHIRETDAIAQVVRCFENENVTHVEGSIDPLRDIEIIMTELGLADLDAVAKRRQRIEKVAKSGNKEAKAELDVLLKVEACLSEGKPARLVELTPEEEALIRELNLLTRKPVLYVANIGEDEISDPLANPHVVRVKELAESEGAQWVTISAAIEAEIAELSPEEAKVFLEDLGEEEAGLDRLIKAAYSLLGLINFFTAGSDECRAWTIVEGTKAPQAAGKIHTDIERGFIRAEIVSYDDLIAAGSMTKAREEGVLRLEGKDYIMRDGDVTYFRFNV; encoded by the coding sequence ATGAGTACAAATTTACAGGTAGGCATTGTCGGTTTACCGAATGTCGGTAAATCGACGTTATTTAACGCGATTACCAAAGCGGGCGCGGAAGCGGCGAACTATCCGTTCTGCACGATCGAACCGAACGTGGGCATCGTGGAACTTCCCGACGCGCGACTCGATGTGCTGACGGAAATGTTTCAGCCGGAACGGCGTATTCCCGCCGTCATGCGTTTCGTCGATATCGCGGGTCTGGTGGCGGGCGCGTCGAAAGGCGAAGGGCTCGGCAACCAATTTCTCGCGCATATTCGTGAAACGGACGCGATCGCGCAAGTCGTGCGCTGCTTTGAAAATGAAAATGTCACGCATGTGGAAGGTTCGATCGATCCGCTGCGCGATATTGAAATTATTATGACGGAGCTGGGCCTTGCCGACTTGGACGCGGTGGCGAAACGCCGCCAGCGAATTGAAAAAGTCGCGAAATCCGGCAACAAAGAAGCGAAAGCGGAACTCGATGTGTTGCTTAAAGTCGAAGCGTGTTTGAGCGAAGGCAAGCCCGCGCGTCTGGTGGAACTGACGCCGGAAGAGGAAGCGCTGATTCGCGAATTGAATTTGCTCACGCGCAAACCGGTACTGTATGTCGCCAACATCGGCGAAGATGAAATTTCCGATCCGCTGGCGAATCCGCACGTCGTGCGCGTTAAAGAATTGGCGGAGTCGGAAGGCGCGCAATGGGTCACGATTTCCGCCGCGATCGAAGCGGAAATTGCCGAGCTCAGTCCGGAGGAAGCGAAAGTTTTCCTGGAGGATTTGGGCGAAGAGGAAGCGGGTCTGGATCGTTTGATCAAAGCCGCGTACTCGCTGCTCGGCTTAATCAACTTTTTCACCGCCGGCAGCGACGAATGCCGCGCCTGGACTATTGTCGAAGGCACGAAAGCGCCGCAGGCCGCGGGCAAAATTCACACGGATATCGAACGCGGTTTCATTCGCGCGGAAATCGTTTCTTACGATGATTTGATCGCGGCCGGTTCGATGACCAAAGCGCGTGAAGAAGGCGTGCTGCGACTCGAGGGCAAGGATTACATCATGCGCGACGGCGACGTCACGTATTTCCGGTTTAACGTATAA